The genomic segment GGAAGCGAGGAGGTCTCGAAGTTTGTGGGAAATAGTGGTGCTGTTGTTAACGATATACGTTTTGATCTTTCGAAGACTACAGAAATCGACGACCTTGTCGAACGTATCTTTAGAGGAATAGATGCGGCACACTGCGAGGAACTGGTGTTAATTAATAATGCCGGTGTTCTTGAACCTGTCGGCCCTGCAGGCTATAACTCTACGGCGGCGGTCGAGCACCACATGAGGGTCAATCTGCTTGCTCCGATGCGATTGACTTCACTCTGTATCGCTGCCGCCGCCCGGGCCGCCATATCAGGCAGAAAGCTTGCTCTTCAGATTATCAGTGGTGCGGCACATCGTCCCTATCAGGGCTGGAGCGCCTACTGTGCCGGTAAGGCCGGCCTTGCAATGTTTGCAAGAACCGTTGCTCTGGAGCAGGAGGAGGAAGAGCACCCCTTTCTTTCTCTGGCCGTGGCTCCTGGGATCATAGACACGCGGATGCAGGAAGTGGTGCGAAGGAGTGATCCCCAGCAATTTCCCGATCGTGACGCTTTCGTACGCTATCATGAGGATGGGAGGCTTGATGATCCTCGTGAGACCGCTTCCTGGCTCATGA from the Sediminispirochaeta bajacaliforniensis DSM 16054 genome contains:
- a CDS encoding SDR family NAD(P)-dependent oxidoreductase, giving the protein MRYYIITGTSRGIGENLAKAAASGGNGTMLFCISRGGSEEVSKFVGNSGAVVNDIRFDLSKTTEIDDLVERIFRGIDAAHCEELVLINNAGVLEPVGPAGYNSTAAVEHHMRVNLLAPMRLTSLCIAAAARAAISGRKLALQIISGAAHRPYQGWSAYCAGKAGLAMFARTVALEQEEEEHPFLSLAVAPGIIDTRMQEVVRRSDPQQFPDRDAFVRYHEDGRLDDPRETASWLMKIINDTSLESGSIIDLREYRKGEVHG